From a single Zygotorulaspora mrakii chromosome 2, complete sequence genomic region:
- the CAF130 gene encoding CCR4-NOT core subunit CAF130 (similar to Saccharomyces cerevisiae CAF130 (YGR134W); ancestral locus Anc_3.497) translates to MEATAQGLSVLDIRSDAEVVDENENEPVSHKEGTLKEKLSSEGIPFETTTADLIRLLKDETIIKNRDIRYFLISESAIIALFATQAGPSLINHDFAVSHDPPISPAATSVLRRQWEINDYIFCKFLLFVLENRNFVFNVKEFNRPRYKASLGFLTENVIHNSSLVLASDYNLLYDYLRTIKDTMLLDWLVLTMRIGDGDKYLQQTVNDYHKNFEITNCYRNYYSYYTLVEQGAKQSKISALKFSNFFKLFDPRSLSFDQPDSKKLDDTDFGKNNETVFSFNINQDGTLDFMSPKIRHDILSKALGLQKIDSPLLFTQFRILSGLIDPLTQPLPNDKHIISIDFLYQLTLGFMFPGIEELTQVDGLDWKFHTCFNMQKIIKRSMIRLNFDDFERLNSINNSDESINWRKQLNKWLPHGFSTQNLELIYMVDILAVYYIYKSYEHLPIQLNPFLSTLISMWKNLTCVILLGLEIDRLEEEHETFDTPLLVRATVRGATALRSVVAAVLNGHVEYYKHDFKHESVNTFMSPYGRKLCQGALYADLRSHAAAILALGTDLEDVTELLADLQAGDRFDEDVRYMFEYEYDDFNDSDLEENDSRINDNSTKGKMPIQRRCNCLFDDDVMEHEGDYNESNESEFENGEELKQNQFGSHMKLLTTGKSQAVRHPNSFEFDYSGKDWRDIPRGRNFYYFESYKFIKNPDLEIIISLTLKASSSRLEEDESLLLLRSVASCVKNEQDELLLSDFFSEPKSHVDRNKDGEEDEKHFVQPDDIYDLWCLESTFEKVIQRNPHLAWRLMDEMLVCSGYRRVLIWFITHMKLKFPVIEYIYELVMGLRGSSISEYSHSTLQSGLDRTPSRKNIEKEMLLLPFSRQDLIELSNIETKMLMQEFFTNAAISLSEKSNEANEGQNGEGETDISLYDVELMKLICSMVRTFIAEGKLDFSESESAFELQALLMNWLTIIPEARSLFFDLKTKLGEMNSNFEKVNGQGALNATALEDPATQETNDNIDEKNFEYNKKLMNLLPLPLKDNEANVENAAVQTLRNFINRFPFTSSKPSIGRKLIYENDEILPMAKTERPLDLHNYLLKFDAKYKSICISENEAPNQIVGS, encoded by the coding sequence ATGGAAGCCACGGCCCAGGGCCTATCTGTCCTCGATATCCGTAGTGACGCAGAGGTGGttgatgagaatgaaaacgAACCCGTGTCACACAAAGAAGGTACTCTGAAGGAAAAGCTGTCATCAGAAGGTATCCCATTTGAAACTACAACGGCGGATTTGATAAGACTGTTGAAGGACGAAACAATCATAAAGAATCGGGACATAAGAtactttttgatatcagAGAGCGCAATAATTGCACTGTTTGCCACCCAAGCGGGACCATCGCTAATAAACCATGATTTTGCAGTCTCGCATGACCCTCCTATATCCCCAGCGGCTACCAGCGTTTTGCGAAGGCAATGGGAAATCAATGACTacatattttgcaaatttcttttatttgtGCTAGAGAACCgtaattttgtttttaacGTTAAAGAGTTCAACAGACCAAGATACAAGGCTTCCTTGGGGTTTTTGACTGAAAATGTCATTCATAATTCTTCATTGGTCCTTGCTAGCGACTATAATTTACTTTATGATTATCTCAGGACTATCAAAGATACCATGCTGCTCGACTGGTTGGTTTTGACAATGAGAATTGGTGACGGCGATAAATATTTGCAACAGACGGTCAATGACTATCACAAGAATTTTGAGATTACGAATTGCTATCGTAACTACTATAGCTACTACACACTAGTGGAGCAAGGTGCCAAgcaatcaaaaatttcagcactgaaattttcaaactttttcaaactttttgatCCCAGGAGCTTATCTTTTGATCAACCCGACAGTAAGAAACTAGACGACACTGATTTTGGCAAAAATAATGAGACGGTATTCAGCTTCAATATAAATCAAGATGGCACACTTGATTTTATGTCCCCAAAAATACGACATGACATTTTGTCCAAGGCCCTGGGACTACAGAAAATTGATAGTCCTTTGCTGTTCACACAATTTAGAATTCTATCTGGTCTAATAGATCCTCTGACTCAACCTCTCCCAAATGATAAACATATCatatcaattgattttctttatcaattAACCTTGGGCTTTATGTTTCCGGGAATAGAAGAACTAACCCAAGTCGATGGTTTAGATTGGAAGTTTCACACCTGCTTTAACATGCAAAAAATTATTAAACGTTCAATGATACGACTGaactttgatgatttcgaAAGACTCAATTCAATTAACAATAGCGATGAATCGATTAATTGGCGAAAACAATTAAACAAATGGCTACCTCATGGCTTTAGCACTCAAAATTTAGAACTAATTTACATGGTCGATATTTTAGCAGTGTATTACATCTACAAGTCATACGAACATTTACCAATTCAACTAAATCCATTTTTATCAACGTTAATTTCTATGTGGAAAAATCTAACTTGTGTAATATTGCTAGGCTTAGAAATTGATAGATTAGAGGAGGAACATGAAACATTTGATACGCCACTTCTTGTTCGTGCCACAGTACGTGGAGCAACCGCTTTACGGTCTGTTGTGGCAGCGGTTTTAAATGGACATGTCGAATACTATAAGCATGACTTTAAGCATGAATCTGTCAATACGTTTATGTCTCCATATGGCAGAAAACTCTGTCAAGGAGCTCTTTATGCTGATCTACGATCACACGCTGCTGCAATTTTGGCTTTGGGGACAGATTTGGAGGACGTTACAGAATTACTAGCTGATCTCCAGGCTGGTGACCGGTTCGACGAAGATGTCAGATATATGTTCGAATACGAATACGATGATTTTAATGATAgtgatttggaagaaaacGATTCAAGGATCAATGATAACAGTACGAAAGGGAAAATGCCTATACAAAGAAGGTGCAATTGtctttttgatgatgatgtaATGGAACATGAAGGTGACTATAATGAATCTAATGAGtctgaatttgaaaatggtgaagAATTAAAACAAAACCAGTTCGGTTCACACATGAAGCTTTTAACAACGGGCAAATCCCAGGCGGTAAGGCATCCAAACTCTTTTGAGTTTGATTACAGTGGCAAGGACTGGAGAGACATTCCGAGAGGAAGGAATTTTTATTACTTTGAAAGCTATAAATTCATAAAGAATCCTGATTTGGAAATAATAATTTCCTTAACGCTTAAAGCGAGTTCTTCAAGacttgaagaagatgaaagtTTACTTCTTTTGAGATCTGTAGCTTCCTGCGTTAAAAATGAACAAGATGAACTACTCTTGagtgattttttttcagaaccCAAGAGCCATGTTGATCGAAATAAAGATGGagaagaagacgaaaaaCACTTTGTGCAACCAGACGATATATATGATCTATGGTGTTTAGAATCAACTTTTGAGAAAGTGATTCAGAGGAATCCGCATCTAGCCTGGAGACTAATGGATGAAATGCTCGTCTGCAGTGGCTATCGTAGGGTTCTTATTTGGTTCATTACCCATATGAAGCTAAAATTTCCTGTCATAGAATATATTTACGAGTTGGTGATGGGATTGCGTGGTAGTTCAATCTCGGAATATTCGCACTCTACATTACAGTCCGGCTTGGATCGCACCCCTTCGAGAAAGaacattgaaaaagagatgttactattaccattttcaagaCAGGACTTAATTGAACTCTCCAACATTGAAACCAAAATGTTGATGCAAGAGTTTTTTACAAATGCAGCTATTTCCCTCTCAGAAAAATCCAACGAGGCTAATGAAGGGCAAAATGGGGAAGGGGAGACTGACATATCGCTATATGATGTCGAACTCATGAAACTTATATGCTCGATGGTACGCACTTTTATTGCCGAAGGGAAACTTGATTTCAGCGAGAGTGAAAGTGCGTTTGAACTCCAAGcattattgatgaattgGCTGACCATTATTCCAGAGGCCAGAagtttgttttttgatttaaaaacaaaactgGGTGAAATGAACAGTAACTTCGAGAAAGTCAATGGTCAGGGTGCACTGAACGCTACAGCATTAGAAGATCCCGCAACTCAGGAGACGAATGATAATatagatgaaaaaaacttcgaatataataaaaaattgatgaatttacTACCGCTTCCTCTGAAGGATAATGAGGCAAATGTAGAAAATGCTGCAGTTCaaactttgagaaattttatcaatagGTTTCCCTTTACTTCGAGCAAACCCAGTATTGGTCGCAAGTTGATTTATGAGAACGATGAAATCTTACCTATGGCAAAAACCGAGCGTCCTTTGGACCTTCATAATTATTTACTAAAATTTGATGCAAAATACAAGTCTATATGTATTTCAGAAAATGAGGCACCAAATCAAATAGTCGGTAGTTGA
- a CDS encoding SH3 domain-containing protein (similar to Saccharomyces cerevisiae LSB1 (YGR136W) and PIN3 (YPR154W); ancestral locus Anc_3.501) — translation MSASLINRSLTTVRTELEFLQESNVISEQTFRRIMESLPERYNPNDSKQPVEKVSEFVEAIYKFDPQQDGDLGLVPGDKVEVLEKPSPEWFKGRCNGKVGMFPSNYVKSAFSGSSSSSRANLAPPPPQYEQQPSQQMMQQQPSQQMMQPQPSGSSYQQPFPPASANYYQQPPPPPQQQQQQQQQQQQQQAPNKPSHFKKFGSQLGNAAIFGAGATIGSDIVNSIF, via the coding sequence ATGTCAGCTTCTTTGATCAACCGCTCTCTCACAACAGTTAGAACAGAGCTAGAGTTTTTACAAGAGTCTAACGTGATCTCTGAGCAGACGTTCAGAAGAATAATGGAAAGTTTGCCAGAAAGATATAATCCTAACGACTCCAAGCAACCGGTAGAAAAGGTTAGTGAGTTCGTCGAAGCTATCTATAAATTTGATCCACAACAGGATGGTGACTTGGGTCTAGTCCCTGGGGACAAGGTTGAAGTTTTGGAGAAACCATCACCCGAATGGTTCAAAGGTAGGTGTAATGGCAAGGTGGGTATGTTCCCAAGCAACTATGTTAAATCAGCGTTTTCAGGAAGCTCTTCATCCTCTAGAGCAAATCTGGCACCGCCTCCTCCTCAGTACGAGCAACAGCCATCCCAGCAAATGATGCAGCAACAGCCATCACAGCAAATGATGCAGCCACAGCCCTCTGGTAGTTCGTATCAGCAACCTTTTCCACCAGCTTCAGCTAATTATTATCAGCAACctccaccaccaccacaacaacaacagcagcagcagcagcagcagcagcagcagcaggCACCAAATAAGCCGAgccatttcaaaaaatttggcagTCAGTTGGGTAACGCAGCAATCTTTGGTGCAGGTGCAACGATTGGATCTGATATTGTCAACAGTATTTTCTAG
- the URN1 gene encoding Urn1p (similar to Saccharomyces cerevisiae YPR152C; ancestral locus Anc_3.498) translates to MRWLTWEGALQYHTMARIWTEYTAPDGTKYYYNAKTKRSTEEKPLSFFDTDDVRYNKKARLNITRRPYFVLPLANQWHLVICDNGDKFFHNDETKESVWELKDQQSLNLLREVDKQKLVLLVGIARGYCSPLDSTIYEEVWGELEAATPAMDAEYSSEKVAFDTSNDEEEVKTEMVDEDSMNDDSEDEDALFSRDVLVTGYSSSSEDEEQSEGETAQVSAEDDASDARLIGLHAIDGQPNDYDEQSSLGVKEEFFELLKKYDCDPFSLWPMQLKKVQNDPIFYKITDDALKENIFEEWCQRTVESKSTQALEPGEEEEESENEDELEPTKFHYLAHIVAKSDIKANTISQDIKSQNKSLFKRYKIKRFVKDKKEQDSFVSSLLFFFKKIELAERQSIFENLLRDNERVIVENINGQENKLRRILNDDDFSENKAYFIETQLLKLEKIIGIKGNLQDLADNTKYYVLGIKDKLIALKHYLKSLI, encoded by the coding sequence ATGAGATGGTTAACATGGGAGGGCGCGTTACAATACCATACAATGGCTAGAATATGGACTGAATATACGGCACCAGATGGTACAAAATATTACTATAATGCTAAAACAAAACGGTCTACCGAAGAGAAACCTTTGAGTTTTTTTGACACAGATGATGTTCGCTATAATAAAAAGGCCAGATTAAACATAACTAGGAGGCCCTACTTCGTGCTGCCGCTGGCAAACCAATGGCATCTTGTCATATGCGATAATGGTGATAAATTCTTTCATAATGACGAGACAAAAGAGTCAGTTTGGGAGTTGAAAGACCAGCAAAGTTTAAATTTACTGAGGGAGGTGGATAAACAGAAACTGGTGTTACTAGTCGGTATTGCTAGGGGTTATTGCAGCCCGCTGGACTCAACGATATATGAGGAAGTGTGGGGTGAGCTGGAAGCCGCAACACCAGCTATGGATGCAGAATACTCAAGTGAAAAGGTTGCATTTGACACAAgtaatgatgaagaagaggttAAGACAGAAATGGTGGATGAAGATTCTATGAATGACGATTCCGAAGATGAAGACGCTCTTTTCTCAAGAGATGTGTTGGTCACGGGCTACAGCTCTTcttctgaagatgaagagcaGAGTGAAGGGGAAACGGCTCAAGTTAGTGCTGAAGATGATGCAAGCGATGCTCGCTTAATCGGGCTGCATGCGATAGATGGACAACCCAATGATTATGACGAACAGTCAAGCTTAGGTGTCAAAGAGGAATTTTTCGAATtactgaaaaaatatgattgCGATCCCTTCTCGTTATGGCCTATGCAGCTGAAAAAGGTGCAGAATGATCCAATATTTTACAAGATCACTGATGATGCACTAAAAGAgaatatatttgaagaatggTGCCAAAGAACTGTTGAATCGAAGTCTACGCAGGCCTTGGAACCtggagaagaagaagaagagtcAGAGAACGAGGATGAGTTAGAACCGACGAAGTTTCATTATTTAGCACACATCGTGGCTAAATCAGATATCAAAGCTAATACTATATCTCAAGACATCAAAAGTCAAAACAAAAgtcttttcaagagataCAAGATCAAAAGATTCGTCAAGGACAAGAAGGAGCAGGATTCATTCGTTTCAAGCctcttgtttttcttcaaaaagatagaGCTGGCGGAGCGTCagtcaatttttgaaaatttatTGAGAGACAATGAAAGAGTTATTGTAGAGAACATAAACGGTCAAGAAAACAAACTGCGAAGAATTTTgaacgatgatgatttttctgaaaataaaGCCTACTTTATTGAAACCCAGCTGCTCAAACTGGAGAAAATCATTGGAATCAAAGGAAATTTGCAGGATCTAGCGGATAACACGAAATATTATGTGCTCGGAATCAAGGACAAACTCATAGCATTGAAACATTACTTGAAATCATTAATTTAG
- the PRE9 gene encoding proteasome core particle subunit alpha 3 (similar to Saccharomyces cerevisiae PRE9 (YGR135W); ancestral locus Anc_3.499): MGSRRYDSRTTIFSPEGRLYQVEYALESISHAGTAIGVMATDGIVLAAERKVTSKLLEQDTSTEKLYRLNDKITVAVAGLTADAEILINTARVYAQNYLKTYNEDIPVEILVKRLSDIKQGYTQHGGLRPFGVSFIYAGYDERYGYQLYTSNPSGNYTGWKAISVGANTSAAQTLLQVDYKDEINLEGAIDLALKTLSKTSDSSTLTYDRVEFATIQKDEKGDLHQKVYKPQEIQELLVAAGITKKDDDDEDKED; encoded by the coding sequence ATGGGGTCCAGAAGATACGATTCCAGAACAACGATTTTTTCGCCAGAGGGGCGTCTTTACCAAGTAGAGTATGCTTTAGAGTCCATTTCACATGCAGGTACCGCAATTGGCGTCATGGCAACTGATGGAATTGTTTTGGCTGCTGAACGTAAGGTAACAAGTAAATTATTGGAGCAAGATACATCTACCGAAAAGCTATACAGATTAAATGACAAGATAACCGTTGCTGTCGCAGGGCTGACAGCTGATGCTGAGATCCTGATAAATACGGCCAGGGTGTATGCACAAAACTATTTGAAGACATATAACGAAGATATTCCTGTAGAAATTCTCGTTAAAAGGCTAAGTGATATCAAGCAGGGGTACACACAGCATGGTGGCTTGAGACCCTTTGGTGTGTCTTTCATTTATGCTGGGTACGATGAAAGGTACGGTTACCAGCTATACACATCGAATCCATCGGGGAATTATACTGGATGGAAAGCTATCAGTGTTGGTGCTAATACTTCCGCAGCTCAAACACTACTGCAAGTTGATTACAAAGACGAAATAAATCTGGAGGGTGCCATAGATCTAGCACTGaaaactctttcaaagacCTCGGATAGTAGTACGTTGACTTATGACCGTGTTGAGTTTGCAACAATCCAGAAAGACGAGAAAGGCGATCTCCATCAAAAAGTTTACAAACCGCAGGAGATTCAGGAACTTCTCGTGGCGGCCGGTATCACGaagaaagatgatgatgatgaagataagGAAGACTGA